In Hymenobacter volaticus, the genomic window CTCACCGATGTAAGCCGCCGTAATCCCATCGGGCGGCGAAACAATAGTGGTATCGGTAGGAGCGGCGGCCGTGCCCCCAGCTTCCGACGACGAAGTGGACTTGCTCTGGCAGCCGGCTAGTGCCGCGAGTACCAGCAGACAGGAAACAGAAATGCGCATACGACAGAATAGATGGAGAAATAGGCAACAAAAGTTGCCCGCACCCCAAGGTGTCGAAAATGTCGCAAATGATAGAAACGGAACTGCTTATACCTCGCAGCAGCACTGCGCTAACTACTTGAACAACAGATGCTGTAGTTGCCGATAAGGCCTGGCAATCTACTTATGAGCGGCTCTGCAACCACTCTTGCGCGGCTTGCTCTTCCGTGAAAACCCGCATGGCCATGCTGTCGGACACCGAATCAGTGGCCATTTCTTCGGCCAAACGCTGGCTTAGCGTCTCGGCGTGGTAGGGCAGCACGAGGTAGGCGAGGCAAGGCCGAACGCCGGGAAGTGCGCTGGTTAGCTGCTCGCGGAAGGAAGTAACCACCCAACGAAAATCGATGGGGTCGGCCAAGCCGCGGCTGCGCAGGTCAACCAGCCAGCGCCCTACCTTCTCGCGCTGCGCTAATTCGAGTGCTGCTTGATACCCGCTCCGGTGCTCCTCGGAAGTAGCCGGACGAGTCCAACGCAAGAACACCTGGCCCAAATCGGGGCGGTGAGAAAGGAGCAAGTATTCGAGGTTGGTAACGAGCATGACAGCAGCAAAATCCAGCAAATATAAGTGCCAATCTTATTAGTTAAGCTACGTTTGTCTTTATGAATTTGTAATGAAGTAACTATTTTTTACAATATTCATATCCTTTGGGACCCAGACCGGTAGTTTACCTTTCATCTTTTCATTGGAATTACTGTTGGTCTGAGTGAGAAAGATAGACTTAAGCTGCTTTGCGCGCCGTGCGTCTTTTTGGATTTGGGTGCGTCTATCTAGCTCTTAACTTCACGATTACGTTTTCATTTTTCTTTTAGTAATACCATATGATCTTGAAATCTATTTGGCTGCTTGGCCTTGGGATTGCCTTAGCGCTGCCGCCCGCCACGGCTCAACAGAAACCAGCAGCCAAACCTACTGCTACCACTACCGGCGGCACGCGCCTGGTTGAGAAAGTGATTCGCAAAGGCACCGAACTAGTAATTCCGTACGAAAAGTACGTGCTGTCCAACGGCCTGACCCTGCTCATTCACGAAGACCATTCCGACCCGCTGGCCCACGTTGATGTGACGTACCACGTAGGTTCGGCACGTGAGCAGATCGGCAAATCGGGGTTTGCTCACTTCTTCGAGCACATGATGTTTCAGGGTTCCGACCACGTAGGCGACGAGCAGCACTTCAAGATTGTATCCTCGGCGGGCGGCACGCTCAACGGCACCACCAACCGCGACCGGACCAACTATTTCGAGACTATTCCGAACAACCAAGTCGAAACGGCGCTCTGGCTAGAAGCCGACCGCATGGGCTTTTTGCTAGATGCCGTAACGCAACAAAAGTTTGAGGTACAGCGCTCCACCGTGAAAAACGAACGGGGCCAGAACTATGATAACCGCCCGTACGGTCTCGCCGGCGAGAACATCGCCAAAACGCTTTACCCGTACGGTCACCCCTACAGCTGGCTCACCATTGGTTACCTCGAAGACCTAGACCGGTCGGACGTTAATGACCTGAAAAACTTCTTTCTGCGCTGGTACGGTCCCAACAATGCTACTATCACGGTGGGTGGCGACGTGAAGCCAGCCGAAGTGGTGAAAATGGTAGAGAAATACTTCGGGCCCATCAACCGGGGGCCAGCCGTGCAGAACATGAAGCTGCCCGAACCGGTGCTGACGGCTGACCGCTACGTGAGCTACGAAGACAATGTGCGCTTTCCGATGCTGCAAATGGTGTTTCCCACCGTGCCGCAGTACCACCCCGACGAAGTGGCTATTGACGCCCTGGCTGAAATCATAGGCGGTGGTAAAACGTCGTTGCTCTACAAGAACCTCATCAAGACGCAGAAGGCGGTGCAGGCGCAGGCCTACCACCCCACCTCGGAGCTAGCCGGCGAATTCACCATCACTAGCTTGAGCTTACCAGGCAAAGGGCTCGACAGCATGGAAGTGCTGGTGCGCCGCACCCTGGCCGAGTTCGAGCGCAACGGCGTTACCGACGACGATGTAGCCCGCTTCAAAGCCAGCCGCGAAACCGACCTCATCAATGGCCTGAGCAGCGTAAGCGGAAAAGTAAGCCAATTGGCTTCGTTCCAAACCTTTACGGGCAACCCAAACCGGCTACCACAGGAACTGCAAAAACTGCGCGCCCTCACGAAAGCCGACGTGCTGCGCGTCTACAACAAGTATGTGAAAGGTAAGCACGCCGTAGTACTGAGCGTAGTGCCCAAGGGCTCTGGCAACTTAGTAGCCAAAGCCAACAACTTCACGCCTAGCAAAGAAGGCTACCAAGCCCCGAAAGACGACTATTCGGGTTTGAAATACGCCAAGGCTACGGATAGCTTCGATAGGAGCAAGCAGCCCAAGAGCGGCACGAATCCGGTGGTGCAAGTACCTGCTGTGTGGCGCGAAGACTTCGAGAACGGCCTGCGGGTAATGGGCAACCGTAACACCGAAATTCCGACCGTAACGATGTTGCTGACATTGCGCGGCGGCCACCGCCTAGAGCAAGCCAACCCCAACAAAGCCGGCGTAGCAGCCCTTACGGCCGCCATGCTCAACGAAGGCACGCAGAGATACACCGGCGAGCAGTTCTCCGCCGCCCTCGACCGCCTCGGCAGTATCATCCAGGTATACGGTGGCGACGACAATACGCAGATAGTCGTAAGCAGCCTCACCAAAAACTTGCCTGCCACGCTGACCCTGCTAGAGGAAGTGCTACTGCACCCACGTTTCGATCAAGCTGATTTCGATAGGGTGAAAAAGCAGACGCTGGAAGGAATTGCCAACCAGAACACGCAGCCCGTAGTCATTGCCAACAAAACCTATTCACGCCTGCTCTACGGCCCCACCGACATCATGAGCGTGCCGGTGTCGGGCACGACTACCACGGTGCAGAGCATCACGCTCGACGACGTAAAGCAGTTCTACGCCCAGAACTACGCGCCCAATGTGAGCTACCTCACGCTGGTAGGCGACGTGGACCAGAAGACGGTGGTGCCGCGCATGGCCTTCCTCAAGTCGTGGAGCCGCAAGAACGTGACGCTGCCCGCCGGCCAGCCGGCCTCGCAGCCCGACAAGACGCGCATCTACTTTGTAAACAAAGACAAGGCCGCGCAGTCGGAAATCCGGGTGGGCTACCTAACCAACTTGCCCTACGATGCCACCGGCGACTACTACCGTGCTTACCTGGCTAACTACATCTTGGGGGTGCCTTCAACTCGCGCATCAATCTGAACTTGCGCGAAGACAAAGGCTACACCTACGGTGCCCGTTCTGGCTTCCAGAGTTCCCGCTACGTGGGTCCGTTCACGGCACAAGCCGGCGTCCGGGCCGATGCCACGGCACCCTCGGTGAAGGAGTTCATGAGCGAAATCAAGAACTACCGCAACGGCGCCACCGACGAAGAACTGCAGTTCCTTCAAGCGTCGGTAGGCCAGCAAGATGCGCTTCGCTATGAAACCGGCCAGCAGAAAGCGGCCTTCTTGGGCCGCCTGCTCGAGTACGATCTGCCCAACGACTATGTGCGGCAGCAAAGCGAAATCTTGAAGAACCTGAAGCGCGAAGACCTGCAAGCCAGCGCCCAGAAGTACCTGCCCGCCGACAACATGTACATTGTGGTAGTCGGCGACCGGGCCAAGGCTTTCCCTGGCTTAACTGAGCTAGGCTACGAAGTGGTAGAACTCGACTTGGAAGGCAAAACGGTAACGGCTCCGGCCGCTGCGGCAACAGCCCCCGCCGCAACTCCGGCGCCCGAGGCGGCTACTGCTGAGAAGATGAAAATGGTGACCAAGGACGCCAAAGGCAAAAAAGAGAAGCGCAAGCAGAAAACCAACGAGGATGGTACTGCTGGCAAAGGCAAATAACTGCTACTAGCTACTTCTCAAGCAAGCAAAAGCCCGGTTCGGAAACGAGCCGGGTTTTTTGTTTCGAGAAACGTATAAGCCACGCACTTCTCCTCCTTTCTCGTTTGTCTAGTGCTACATTAGATTTATAAGAGCATCTGGTTATCCCATCTGCTAAGCCTGGCCAAGTCTCTCGAATGCTGACAGTAAATTGGAACTGTCATGCTGAGCTTGTCGAAGCATCTCGCTCGAATCGTTGGATTGGCTCTACAACGTCAGCACGCGAGATACTTCGGCTTCGCTGCACTACGCTCAGTATGACGGTTTGCGTGGCAATGACTTCGAGCGAGATGCTTCGTTATATTACGCTTAGCGTAGCGGTCTGATTATATTGATAACGCCAGACACTTCGACTTCGCTCAGCAGGACAAATGCTTTAGTAACTTGACTTAGACAATTTGATGCTTTTGTAGATGGATAATGTATTGAGTTAAATAAGCCTTTAAAATTTCGTATTACTCGTAACAAGAACCTTTAAGTACTTAGCAGCTAGCTTGATTTAGTGCCTGAACTCCATTAGCTGAAGCGTGTTGTACACTCACCGGAACCGGCCGGGGGCAAACCCGGTTCTATCGGCGGGGGCATGCAGCCTGTACGCTTATTCTGTATCTTTCCCAGGCTGTAAATGGCCTTTGGATTATAGTATGCCTGTGTCGCAAGAATCAACTTCTACCTCCACGGCTTTGCGGGAAGTGCTGGCCCGCCTCGAAGCCTTTAAGCGCAAGTTTTACCTGTCTCTACTGGTGCGCGGTGCGCTGGTGGCCGGGGCCTTGCTGCTCAGTTTGTTTCTGGTACTGAATACGCTCGAATATTTCCTCTACCTGCCCACGTGGGTACGCGGTGGCTTGTTGTTCGGCTTTTTAGGACTGGCTATCTACGCTTTCATGCGCTGGATTTGGCAGCCGCTAGCAGCTCTCACCAACCTGCGCCGCCTGCTCTCCGACGAGCAAGCGGCGTTGCGCGTAGGTGAGATTTTTCCTGACATTCAAGACAAGCTGCTGAACGCGCTGCAACTGCAAGACAAAGCCCAAGGCAATGCCCTGATTGCGGCCAGCTTAGAGCAACGCGCAGGTCAACTGGCTGGTTTTCGGTTCGAGGAAGGCATCGATATTCAGAAGCAAACCAAACCGCTCTGGAAATACGTGGCTATTCCGGCGGCCGCTATTATGCTGGTGCTGCTGGTGTATCCGGCCTTATTTGTGCAGGGTACCGAACGGCTACTGAACTACCGCCAGAAGTACGCGCCCCCGGCGCCGTTTGCGTTTGTGGTGGAAAACAAAGACCTCACAGCTTTCCAAGGCGAAGATTTCAAGCTGGATGTGCGCGTGGAAGGGGAGGTACTGCCCAACGAAATCAGCATTGTGTATGGAGGCCGCGAGCGGCGCCTTACCAAAGAGCAAGGCAACCACTTCACCTACCAGTTTCAGCAGCTCCAGCGCGACGTGCAGTTCCAGCTTAGCGCTGCCAACGTCGTATCCAACGACTACGATCTGACTTTGCGCCAGCGCCCCAATCTGCGCGACTTCTCGGTGCAAGTGACGTACCCTGCCTACATCGGCAAGCCCGCCGAAACCATCCGCAACACCGGCAACCTCACAGTGCCGGAGGGCAGCACCGTTCGTTGGCAGTTTGCCACCCAGGCAACCGACCAGCTGCAACTGCTTTTCAAAGGCCCTGACGAAACCGTAACGGCTCAGGCGGCCGGCGAAGATTTTACGGCCTCGCGCAAAGTAATGCGCACCCAGAATTACGCGGTGCGTCTGCAAAATCCAGCCAGCCTCAATCGCGACCCTATCGAGTACCAGCTCACCGCCATTCCCGACCAGATTCCGGAAATCACCTTGGAGAGCTTCTCCGATACCACCTCCCTGCGCTACCTTGCGCTCGGTGGGTCGGTGCGCGACGACTACGGCCTTTCGCGCTTGCAGCTGCACTACCGCATCACCAGTAAGGGTCGGCCTAATGCTGCGTTTCAAGCTCGGGCGCTGCCCTTGACCGGCAATACGGCTCAAACCTATGCTTACCAGTGGGATTTGCGCCCACTCAAAATGCAGCCCGGCGACCGGCTCGAATACTTCGTGCAAGTGTGGGACAACGACGGCGTGCACGGCCCCAAGTCGGCTAAGACGCGGGCGGCGGAGTTCCGCTTGCCAAGCCGCCAGGAGTTGCGCGAGCAGCTGAATTCGCAGTCGGAGTCGGTGCAGAGCCAGCTTAGCAAATCGGCCGAGCAAAGCAAGAAGCTGGAGCGTGAACTGGCCAAGAGCCAGGATAAGCTTAAGACCAAGCGCGACCTGAACTTCCAGGACCGCAAGCAGCTCCAGGATATGCTCGAGCAGAAGCAGCAGATGGATCAGCAGATGGCGGATATGAAGAAAATGTTCG contains:
- a CDS encoding DUF4175 family protein; its protein translation is MPVSQESTSTSTALREVLARLEAFKRKFYLSLLVRGALVAGALLLSLFLVLNTLEYFLYLPTWVRGGLLFGFLGLAIYAFMRWIWQPLAALTNLRRLLSDEQAALRVGEIFPDIQDKLLNALQLQDKAQGNALIAASLEQRAGQLAGFRFEEGIDIQKQTKPLWKYVAIPAAAIMLVLLVYPALFVQGTERLLNYRQKYAPPAPFAFVVENKDLTAFQGEDFKLDVRVEGEVLPNEISIVYGGRERRLTKEQGNHFTYQFQQLQRDVQFQLSAANVVSNDYDLTLRQRPNLRDFSVQVTYPAYIGKPAETIRNTGNLTVPEGSTVRWQFATQATDQLQLLFKGPDETVTAQAAGEDFTASRKVMRTQNYAVRLQNPASLNRDPIEYQLTAIPDQIPEITLESFSDTTSLRYLALGGSVRDDYGLSRLQLHYRITSKGRPNAAFQARALPLTGNTAQTYAYQWDLRPLKMQPGDRLEYFVQVWDNDGVHGPKSAKTRAAEFRLPSRQELREQLNSQSESVQSQLSKSAEQSKKLERELAKSQDKLKTKRDLNFQDRKQLQDMLEQKQQMDQQMADMKKMFDELTQKQDELDPKSQELAEKAKELQKLMESLLDPETKKLYEELQKLLEKQQDMTQPDMQKLMQQLENKENTLQKELERALEMFKQLQFEQKQEETLDKLQELAKEQEKLAEETQKNDKENADNKESKQQQQQKQEDLKQQQQQNQQQFDELKKDLQDLKKMDDQLGNENEADEMKQDQQQVDEQMEESEQQLSKNQNKKASQSQQQAAKGMKQMAQKMQNQMSEEEQDQQQENIDDLRDILENLIKLSFDQEGLAKDFRKVDQSDPRFVQLGQQQRKLKDDARVVQDSLYSLAKRAFPIQSFVTREVGEMNGRMDESLEQIRQRNVSRATASQQQAMTSMNNLALMLNSALQQMQQEQRESMSQQQSGDGKPGKSKKKGKQSGDGQSGRMGKMQEQLNQQIQQLQQSGKQGRALSEDLAKLAAQQQMLRQALQELEKQQKGGKPGQKDGKGDQAGGGTGELKKMMEQTETDLVNKRLTEQTVMRQRQILTRLLEAEKSARERDQDDKREAQTARTLPPVFPPAFEQYKRQKDRQTELLRTVPTTLTPYYQREVSEYFQKMK